One region of Olleya sp. Hel_I_94 genomic DNA includes:
- a CDS encoding DUF3365 domain-containing protein — MKKSYLLIALSLLILSCNNTNNKKLSAFDLQMEANKHPGKKLMEINCYTCHSPSASQSDRIGPPMVAIKRHYIDENTTKAQFVENMQAWIKNPNAQDAKMFGAVKRFGVMPKQSFPEETIAKIADYMFDYNIDQPDWFEKHYNEEKGHGKGFGKSQQEETKQQQTEINYHDLPYAERGLKYALATKAVLGKNLMGSIQKKGTLGALAFCNEKAYPLTDSMSVVHNASIKRVSDKPRNQNNLANNKELTYINSFKNDIKNNKEPQPIVDLLDDKVQVYYPITTNAMCLQCHGKPNQDIEKPTLTRLAKLYPEDKATGYNINQVRGIWTVVFDN, encoded by the coding sequence ATGAAAAAATCCTATCTACTTATTGCTTTAAGCTTGCTTATATTGAGCTGTAATAATACCAACAATAAAAAGCTTTCTGCTTTTGATTTACAAATGGAAGCCAATAAGCATCCAGGAAAAAAGTTAATGGAAATTAACTGCTATACGTGTCATAGTCCATCTGCAAGTCAGTCGGATAGGATTGGACCACCAATGGTTGCTATTAAAAGGCATTACATTGATGAAAACACTACAAAAGCACAATTTGTAGAAAATATGCAAGCATGGATTAAAAATCCAAATGCACAAGATGCAAAAATGTTTGGAGCAGTAAAACGTTTTGGTGTTATGCCAAAACAATCATTTCCAGAAGAGACAATTGCTAAAATAGCAGATTATATGTTTGATTATAATATTGATCAACCTGACTGGTTTGAAAAGCATTATAATGAAGAAAAAGGACATGGTAAAGGGTTTGGAAAAAGCCAACAAGAAGAGACTAAGCAACAACAAACAGAAATAAACTATCATGATTTACCTTATGCGGAACGTGGCCTAAAGTATGCATTAGCAACAAAAGCGGTATTAGGAAAAAATCTAATGGGTTCTATCCAAAAAAAAGGAACTTTGGGTGCTTTAGCGTTTTGTAATGAAAAGGCCTATCCGTTAACAGATAGTATGTCAGTGGTACATAATGCATCTATTAAAAGGGTATCTGATAAACCAAGAAATCAAAATAATTTAGCAAATAATAAAGAATTGACGTATATTAATTCTTTTAAAAACGATATTAAAAATAATAAAGAACCTCAACCAATAGTTGATTTATTAGACGATAAAGTACAAGTATATTATCCAATTACAACCAATGCAATGTGCTTGCAATGTCATGGTAAACCTAATCAGGATATTGAAAAACCTACGTTAACTAGGCTTGCTAAACTATATCCTGAAGATAAAGCTACAGGTTACAATATAAATCAAGTTAGAGGTATTTGGACTGTTGTTTTTGATAATTAA
- the trxA gene encoding thioredoxin, with amino-acid sequence MSKFSEIINQDSPVLVDFYAEWCGPCKTMSPILKDVKDNLKDRVSIIKIDVDKNQELASKYQVRGVPTLLLFKKGKQVWRQSGVLQKNELIDVITATY; translated from the coding sequence ATGAGTAAATTTTCAGAAATAATTAATCAAGATTCACCTGTTTTGGTGGATTTTTATGCAGAGTGGTGTGGACCTTGTAAAACTATGAGTCCTATTTTAAAAGACGTAAAAGATAATTTAAAAGACCGTGTGTCTATTATTAAAATTGACGTAGATAAAAATCAAGAACTAGCATCTAAATATCAAGTTAGAGGTGTGCCAACGTTATTGTTATTCAAAAAAGGTAAACAAGTTTGGAGACAATCAGGAGTGCTTCAAAAAAACGAATTAATTGATGTTATTACTGCAACGTACTAA
- a CDS encoding methyltransferase domain-containing protein encodes MDLSANFWDNRYQSNDIGWDLGTISPPLKAYFDQLTNLDLKILIPGGGNSYEAEYLFDKGFKNVYVVDLSQTALDNLKNRVPDFPSSNLILNNFFDLDQTFDLIIEQTFFCAINPSLRADYAKKVSEILNVDGKVAGLLFDAVLNTTHPPFGGSKTEYLGYFTPYFDIKIMDASYNSIKPRAGRELFFIIQKI; translated from the coding sequence ATGGACTTAAGCGCAAATTTTTGGGATAATAGATACCAATCTAATGATATTGGTTGGGATTTAGGTACTATTTCTCCACCATTAAAAGCTTATTTTGATCAGTTAACCAATTTGGATTTAAAAATTTTAATTCCTGGTGGTGGTAATAGTTATGAGGCAGAATACCTTTTTGATAAAGGTTTTAAAAATGTATATGTAGTCGATTTATCTCAAACCGCTTTAGATAATTTAAAAAATAGAGTGCCCGATTTTCCGTCATCAAATTTAATTTTAAATAATTTTTTTGATTTAGATCAGACGTTTGATCTAATTATAGAGCAAACTTTTTTTTGCGCAATTAATCCTAGTTTGAGAGCTGATTATGCTAAAAAAGTTTCAGAGATTTTAAATGTAGATGGTAAAGTTGCAGGGCTATTATTTGATGCAGTTTTAAATACAACACATCCTCCTTTTGGAGGCAGTAAGACAGAGTATTTAGGCTATTTTACACCCTATTTTGATATTAAGATAATGGATGCTTCGTATAACTCCATAAAGCCAAGAGCCGGAAGAGAATTGTTTTTTATTATCCAAAAAATATAA
- a CDS encoding TonB-dependent receptor, with translation MKKIYSVLLCMLITAMSFSQDQNETKKDTTNQKVHKLDEVIVTGKLNTDPVLTIVSNNYEKDIVQPKNVADLFNNINGFSVIKRGNYAIDPSFRASQYEQLNIQYDGGTKAMHACPNRMDPITTHIIPEEISKIEIIKGPYTVRYGATFGGVVNLVTQKPDYEDYGIHGKVSGGYESNGRSLVNLAQLQYIQEKYDIVANAGYRDFGNYEDGNGTEIPSSFRSTDYGIKLGYNFTEDQRLQAHWRQSFGRDVLHTALPMDTEFDNSSILSLDYKLDNIGNVLKSLTAKGYYSYVDHLMTNNNRPSFMMMEASSAVDATTIGGKLELNWKPLEKLNIFSGLDAMHVARDGGRTRIIKIMNGNMLATPITFNDKVWQDSYITDLGVFTEAKYSINPKTIITAGLRYDNVTSDIQDPEADFEALYDLKRRTEHNVSGTISIKKRVTNNFTLEAAYGRGVRSANMIERFINHFTVGQDPYEYVGNPNLKSEVNNQFEIGFKGKKPLKNGFNSFKYETSFYYSFFENYIVGVIDPTLTRKFNPTSDPTNVKVFQNINEAYKTGFEAMAEIDFLDYYYFKTEFAYVYAKNKDLAESLPLTPPFNTKLVLGFQKEKFWGNAQYNIVSKQDNISRSFGETETDGYQTLDIRFGVKPVKNITLGVAVINALDEAYNNHLNFSFTNQEDFGRTPITESGRNFSVFLQYKF, from the coding sequence ATGAAAAAAATATATAGCGTGCTTTTATGCATGCTAATTACAGCTATGTCTTTTAGTCAAGATCAAAACGAAACTAAAAAAGACACTACAAATCAAAAAGTACACAAATTAGACGAAGTTATTGTTACTGGAAAATTAAACACAGATCCTGTATTAACAATTGTTTCTAATAATTATGAAAAAGACATTGTACAACCTAAAAACGTTGCTGATTTGTTTAACAACATCAATGGGTTTTCGGTAATTAAAAGAGGGAACTATGCTATAGACCCATCTTTTAGAGCATCTCAATATGAGCAATTAAACATCCAATATGATGGTGGCACCAAAGCGATGCATGCCTGTCCAAATAGAATGGATCCCATTACAACACATATTATTCCTGAAGAAATTTCTAAAATTGAAATTATAAAAGGACCTTATACTGTGCGTTATGGTGCGACATTTGGAGGTGTTGTTAATCTAGTAACACAAAAACCAGATTATGAAGATTATGGCATACACGGAAAAGTATCTGGTGGTTATGAAAGCAACGGAAGGTCATTAGTCAATTTAGCGCAATTACAATACATTCAAGAAAAATATGATATTGTAGCTAATGCTGGTTACAGAGATTTTGGAAATTATGAAGACGGTAATGGAACAGAAATCCCTTCGTCCTTTAGAAGTACCGATTACGGCATCAAATTAGGGTATAATTTTACTGAAGACCAACGTTTACAAGCACATTGGAGACAATCTTTTGGTCGTGATGTCCTACATACAGCTTTACCAATGGATACTGAATTTGATAACAGCAGTATTTTATCTTTAGACTATAAATTGGATAACATTGGTAACGTCCTTAAATCTTTGACTGCAAAAGGATATTATAGCTATGTTGATCACTTAATGACAAACAATAACAGACCGTCGTTTATGATGATGGAAGCGTCGTCTGCGGTAGATGCAACAACTATTGGTGGTAAATTAGAATTAAATTGGAAACCGCTTGAAAAACTAAATATATTTTCTGGTTTAGATGCTATGCATGTTGCTAGAGATGGTGGCAGAACTAGAATTATTAAAATTATGAATGGGAATATGTTAGCTACTCCAATAACGTTTAACGATAAGGTTTGGCAAGATTCATACATTACAGATTTGGGTGTTTTTACAGAAGCTAAGTATTCTATTAATCCTAAAACCATTATTACAGCAGGTTTACGTTATGACAATGTAACTTCAGACATACAAGATCCAGAAGCCGATTTTGAAGCTTTATACGACTTAAAAAGACGAACGGAACACAATGTTAGCGGAACCATTTCAATTAAAAAAAGAGTAACCAATAATTTTACACTGGAAGCTGCTTATGGACGTGGTGTGCGATCTGCTAATATGATTGAGCGTTTTATTAACCATTTTACTGTTGGTCAAGACCCTTATGAATATGTAGGAAATCCTAATTTAAAATCTGAAGTAAATAATCAATTTGAAATTGGATTTAAAGGAAAAAAACCATTAAAAAATGGATTTAATAGCTTTAAATACGAAACATCTTTTTATTATTCGTTTTTTGAAAACTATATTGTTGGTGTTATAGATCCAACATTAACAAGAAAGTTTAATCCTACTTCGGACCCAACTAATGTAAAAGTATTTCAAAATATAAATGAAGCTTATAAAACGGGGTTTGAAGCTATGGCTGAAATCGATTTTTTAGACTATTATTACTTCAAAACTGAATTTGCTTATGTCTATGCTAAAAACAAAGATTTAGCAGAGTCATTGCCTTTAACGCCTCCTTTTAATACCAAATTAGTTTTAGGATTTCAGAAAGAAAAATTTTGGGGAAATGCACAATATAACATCGTATCTAAACAGGATAATATTTCTAGAAGTTTTGGAGAAACCGAAACGGATGGTTATCAAACTTTAGACATCCGTTTTGGCGTTAAACCCGTTAAGAATATTACTTTAGGTGTTGCTGTAATTAATGCTTTAGATGAAGCTTATAATAACCATTTAAACTTCTCTTTTACTAATCAAGAAGATTTTGGACGTACACCTATTACAGAATCTGGACGTAACTTTTCAGTATTTTTACAGTATAAGTTTTAA
- a CDS encoding peroxiredoxin, whose protein sequence is MNTLETTQQEVFAMPRIGDKAPEFKAVTTQGDINYPSDYKGKWSILFSHPADFTPVCTSEFMTFAHLEEKFEKANCSLIGLSIDGLYSHIAWLRTIKDKIEFNGMKNIEVKFPLIEDISMEVAKKYGMIQPGESKTQAVRAVFFVDPNETVRAIIYYPLSLGRNFDELYRALIAMQTSDKFNVATPADWNPGDDVIVSPAGSCGVAEERMTSTEDLDCKDWFFCTKKLDKDLVLDSILKK, encoded by the coding sequence ATGAATACTTTAGAAACAACACAACAAGAGGTTTTTGCAATGCCAAGAATTGGTGACAAAGCACCAGAATTTAAAGCAGTAACAACTCAAGGAGATATTAATTATCCATCGGATTATAAAGGAAAATGGTCTATACTATTTAGTCATCCAGCGGATTTCACACCAGTTTGCACATCTGAGTTTATGACATTTGCGCATTTAGAAGAAAAATTTGAAAAAGCAAATTGTAGTCTTATTGGTTTGTCAATTGATGGTTTATACAGTCATATTGCTTGGTTAAGAACCATTAAAGATAAAATTGAATTTAACGGAATGAAAAACATTGAAGTTAAGTTTCCTTTAATAGAAGACATCTCCATGGAAGTTGCTAAAAAATACGGAATGATTCAACCAGGAGAAAGTAAAACGCAAGCGGTTAGAGCAGTCTTTTTTGTAGATCCAAATGAAACTGTTAGAGCTATCATTTATTATCCATTAAGCTTAGGACGTAACTTTGATGAGCTTTACAGAGCATTAATAGCTATGCAAACCTCAGACAAGTTTAATGTAGCTACTCCTGCAGATTGGAATCCTGGAGATGATGTTATTGTATCACCAGCAGGTTCTTGTGGTGTTGCTGAAGAAAGAATGACTTCAACAGAAGATCTAGATTGTAAAGACTGGTTTTTCTGTACTAAAAAATTAGATAAAGATTTAGTATTGGATTCAATCTTAAAAAAGTAA
- a CDS encoding MBL fold metallo-hydrolase: MIIKQFEDKPLAHYSYAIISDGKMALVDPSRDVKLYYDFAEQHDAKIIAVFETHPHADFVSSHLQIHKETDAKIYVSKLVGANYPHQAFDDGDTLNLGTVTFSAINSPGHSPDSITVIAVDEENNHAMFSGDTLFIGDVGRPDLREKAGNMKAKREELAKSMYHTIHHKFNHLPDATIVYPAHGAGSLCGKNMSTDSSSTLGRERNENWAFKNLTEDQFVNHILKDQPFIPSYFGFNVDINKIGADNFESTFCGIPFSFGITNFIKDDRLIIDVRSAKQFKNNHLKGSINIIAETEDDKVETWLGSIVTPNEAFHLVINSINDRKTILSRIAKIGYEKQIKSIITLGANTFEAFKVLDIEDFKKHPNQYTIIDIRNASEVAEGKIFETAISIPLNQLRASRSQIPTDKPIVVHCAGGYRSAAGSSIISNIIKTVPVYDLSDAVKAFTA, encoded by the coding sequence ATGATTATTAAACAATTTGAAGATAAGCCATTAGCTCACTATTCTTATGCAATAATTAGTGATGGTAAAATGGCACTTGTAGATCCATCAAGAGATGTAAAACTGTATTACGATTTTGCAGAACAACATGATGCTAAAATTATTGCTGTTTTTGAAACGCATCCACATGCCGATTTTGTGAGTAGTCATTTGCAAATACATAAGGAAACTGATGCAAAAATTTATGTAAGTAAATTGGTTGGCGCTAATTATCCGCATCAAGCATTTGATGATGGAGATACTCTTAATTTAGGAACGGTAACTTTCTCGGCTATTAACTCGCCAGGTCACTCACCAGATAGTATAACAGTGATTGCTGTAGATGAAGAAAATAATCATGCTATGTTCTCTGGAGACACCTTATTTATTGGAGATGTCGGAAGACCAGATTTAAGAGAAAAAGCGGGTAATATGAAAGCTAAAAGAGAAGAATTAGCAAAAAGTATGTATCATACCATACATCATAAATTCAATCATTTACCAGACGCTACCATAGTTTATCCAGCACATGGTGCAGGATCGTTATGTGGTAAAAATATGAGTACAGATTCATCAAGCACTTTAGGAAGAGAACGTAATGAAAATTGGGCGTTTAAAAATTTAACTGAAGATCAATTTGTGAATCATATTTTAAAGGATCAACCCTTTATACCTTCTTATTTTGGATTTAATGTGGATATAAACAAAATAGGTGCTGATAATTTTGAATCTACATTTTGTGGTATACCTTTTTCATTTGGGATAACCAATTTTATTAAAGATGACAGATTAATTATTGATGTAAGAAGCGCAAAACAGTTTAAAAATAATCACTTAAAAGGAAGTATTAATATTATTGCAGAAACGGAAGATGATAAAGTAGAAACTTGGTTAGGATCTATTGTTACACCTAATGAAGCGTTTCATTTAGTAATTAACTCAATTAATGACAGAAAAACAATCCTAAGTCGTATTGCTAAAATAGGTTATGAAAAGCAAATCAAATCGATTATTACACTAGGTGCTAATACCTTTGAGGCATTTAAAGTATTAGATATTGAAGACTTCAAAAAACACCCAAATCAATATACCATTATTGATATTAGAAACGCTAGTGAGGTTGCAGAAGGTAAAATTTTTGAAACTGCGATTTCAATTCCTTTAAATCAATTAAGAGCTTCTAGAAGTCAAATCCCAACGGATAAACCTATTGTAGTACATTGTGCAGGAGGTTATAGAAGTGCAGCTGGAAGTAGTATTATTTCAAATATAATAAAAACAGTCCCTGTATATGATTTAAGTGATGCTGTTAAAGCATTTACAGCTTAA
- a CDS encoding cytochrome ubiquinol oxidase subunit I yields MDTEILARIQFAFTIAFHYIYPPLSIGIGLIMVIMEGLYLKTGNKHYEVLTRFWLKIFAITFGIGVATGIIMEFEFGTNWAVYSRYVGDIFGSALAAEGLFAFGLESAFLGVLIFGWNRVSPRVHFISTIGVFLGSMFSAVWIVVANSWQQTPAGYHIVGEGFNARAEVTDFWAMVFNPSSVDRIIHVWQGAFLAGAFLVLSVHAYYLLKGRYVEISKKAFKIALGLATIISLTQLLSGHSSADGVAVNQPAKLAAMEGHYDKSAPADLYLFGWVNDKTQEVTGIGIPGGLSFLVHQDFEAPITGLNAFPEEDRPGQVNAVFQFYHIMISIGMFLIGLTLYASFLWWKGTLFEKRWLLKIFAFSVLLPQIANQVGWFAAEMGRQPWIVYGHLRTNEGFSQEVSSNQILFSLILFLVVYAILFLLFIYSLNKKIKHGPYDEANNTLDII; encoded by the coding sequence ATGGATACCGAAATTTTAGCCAGAATTCAATTTGCCTTCACCATTGCCTTTCATTATATCTATCCTCCATTAAGTATTGGTATAGGTTTGATCATGGTTATTATGGAAGGACTATATCTTAAAACAGGAAATAAGCATTATGAAGTATTAACTCGCTTTTGGTTAAAAATCTTTGCTATAACTTTTGGTATTGGTGTCGCAACTGGTATTATTATGGAGTTTGAGTTTGGTACCAATTGGGCAGTATATTCAAGATATGTTGGTGATATTTTTGGAAGCGCTTTAGCAGCCGAAGGTTTATTTGCATTTGGGTTAGAAAGTGCCTTTTTAGGAGTTTTAATTTTTGGATGGAATCGTGTATCTCCTAGAGTACATTTTATATCTACAATTGGTGTTTTTCTTGGTTCCATGTTTTCTGCAGTTTGGATTGTAGTAGCTAACAGTTGGCAACAAACACCAGCTGGTTATCATATAGTTGGCGAAGGATTTAATGCTAGAGCAGAAGTGACAGACTTTTGGGCAATGGTTTTTAATCCATCTAGTGTAGATAGGATTATTCATGTTTGGCAAGGCGCATTTTTAGCAGGTGCGTTTTTAGTTTTAAGTGTGCATGCTTACTATTTACTTAAAGGTCGATATGTTGAGATTTCAAAAAAAGCATTTAAAATTGCTTTAGGTTTGGCAACTATTATATCATTAACTCAATTACTTTCAGGGCATAGTTCGGCAGATGGTGTGGCTGTAAATCAGCCAGCAAAATTAGCAGCTATGGAAGGGCATTATGACAAATCTGCACCTGCTGATTTATACTTGTTTGGTTGGGTAAATGATAAAACGCAAGAAGTGACAGGTATTGGTATACCAGGAGGTTTGTCTTTTTTGGTACATCAAGATTTTGAAGCTCCAATTACTGGATTAAATGCTTTTCCAGAAGAGGATAGACCAGGTCAAGTAAATGCAGTGTTTCAATTTTATCATATTATGATTTCTATAGGTATGTTTTTAATTGGATTAACATTATATGCTTCGTTTTTATGGTGGAAAGGAACATTATTTGAAAAACGATGGTTATTAAAAATCTTTGCATTTTCAGTGTTACTACCACAAATTGCAAATCAAGTCGGATGGTTTGCTGCAGAGATGGGACGACAACCATGGATTGTTTATGGGCATTTAAGAACTAATGAAGGGTTTTCGCAAGAAGTATCTTCTAATCAAATTTTATTCTCTTTAATATTATTTTTAGTAGTCTATGCTATATTGTTTTTATTATTTATCTATTCTTTAAATAAAAAGATAAAACACGGACCATATGATGAAGCTAATAATACACTAGACATTATTTAA
- the cydB gene encoding cytochrome d ubiquinol oxidase subunit II: protein METILGIDYPTLWYLVVGLLFSGYAILEGFDYGAGAWHLFLKKDLSRRIAINAIGPLWDANQVWLIIGGGALFAGFPVMYATMLSAMYIPFMLFLMLLVLRSSAIKFRSAEDMTWWRKTWDIIYFVSNTLIAFLLGVVLGNVLQGFELGENLTYQGGIFFSFLSPYAIMVGFTTLSIFMTQGAIFLLLKTEGRLHARLTFLLKKGMIFFIISFAVTSLYTLTFLHGVTDKFKENPVFFALPILAFLAVANVPRLVSQKKYANALVFSSLTMAFLLMLVAFQLYPVLLPSTIDPKYSVTIYNAASSQKSLGIMLTIVAIGAPLLAGYFLFLYKTFHGKVKLDDTSY, encoded by the coding sequence ATGGAAACAATATTAGGTATAGATTATCCAACACTTTGGTATTTAGTTGTCGGCTTATTATTTTCGGGTTATGCTATTTTAGAAGGGTTTGATTATGGTGCTGGTGCTTGGCACTTATTTTTAAAAAAAGACTTAAGTCGTCGTATTGCAATTAATGCTATTGGTCCATTGTGGGACGCAAATCAAGTGTGGTTAATTATTGGTGGAGGCGCCTTATTTGCAGGATTTCCTGTTATGTATGCTACTATGTTGTCGGCAATGTATATACCTTTTATGTTGTTTTTAATGCTTTTAGTGTTAAGATCTTCTGCTATAAAATTTAGAAGTGCTGAAGACATGACTTGGTGGCGAAAAACATGGGATATTATTTATTTTGTTTCCAACACGTTAATAGCTTTTTTATTAGGTGTTGTCTTAGGTAATGTTTTGCAAGGTTTTGAATTAGGAGAAAACTTGACCTATCAAGGTGGTATTTTCTTCTCATTTTTAAGTCCTTATGCTATTATGGTTGGTTTTACAACATTATCTATTTTTATGACACAAGGTGCAATTTTTTTATTACTAAAAACGGAAGGTCGTTTGCATGCTAGATTAACGTTTTTGCTAAAAAAAGGAATGATTTTCTTTATTATAAGTTTTGCAGTAACATCATTATATACTTTGACTTTTTTACACGGAGTTACAGATAAATTTAAAGAAAACCCTGTGTTTTTTGCATTACCTATTCTAGCTTTTTTAGCGGTAGCTAATGTACCTAGATTAGTGTCTCAGAAAAAATATGCTAATGCTTTAGTTTTTTCATCTTTAACTATGGCTTTTTTATTAATGTTAGTTGCTTTTCAATTATATCCAGTATTATTACCTTCGACTATAGACCCTAAATACAGCGTAACTATATACAATGCAGCGTCTTCGCAAAAGTCACTTGGTATTATGTTAACTATTGTTGCTATTGGAGCACCATTATTAGCTGGTTATTTCTTGTTTTTATATAAAACATTTCATGGTAAAGTAAAATTGGACGATACTAGTTACTAG
- a CDS encoding NAD(P)/FAD-dependent oxidoreductase, with protein MSKIVILGAGISGHVAASHLRRKLSKDHEVIVVSPNSNYQWIPSNIWVGIGRMKSKKILFPLAPLYKKKGIGYKQAKAISFFPEGDKNEDKPYVLSEYVAGANKGQQEKITYDYLINATGPKLNFEATEGLIPGQNKTYSVCTYTHADHAWEGLNEVIQQMKAGKKAKILIGTGHAKSTCQGAAFEYILNVEQELRKHNVRDMAEVTWISNEYQLGDFGMDGMLLSYGSMTMKSHEMVEMIFEDRDIKWILGAGVNKIEDGIAHYENLEGEYKTETYDFAMLIPSFSGHGFKAFDKNENDITEKLFKGFMIVDADYTTKPYEEWSVKDWPETYQNPSYKNIFAPGIAFAPPHAISKPRTSKNGTVISPAPPRTGMPSGITAKLVADNIIDSIKSGSESLHHKGSLGNMGAACIASAGYGMTKGSGVSITTFPIVPDYEKYPKTQGRQLGKTFGEIGLAGHWLKLALHYAFIYKAKMKPFWWLIPE; from the coding sequence ATGTCTAAAATCGTCATTTTAGGAGCCGGAATTTCTGGTCATGTAGCAGCTTCTCATTTAAGAAGAAAACTATCTAAAGATCACGAAGTTATTGTGGTATCTCCTAACAGTAATTACCAATGGATTCCTTCCAATATTTGGGTTGGAATTGGTAGAATGAAATCAAAAAAAATCTTATTCCCATTAGCACCTTTATACAAAAAGAAAGGAATAGGTTATAAACAAGCTAAAGCAATTTCGTTTTTTCCTGAAGGCGATAAAAATGAGGATAAACCATATGTTTTATCAGAGTATGTCGCAGGAGCTAATAAAGGTCAACAAGAAAAAATAACTTACGATTATTTAATTAATGCTACTGGACCAAAATTAAATTTTGAAGCGACAGAAGGCTTAATTCCTGGACAAAATAAAACCTATTCTGTTTGTACTTATACACATGCTGACCATGCTTGGGAAGGTTTAAATGAAGTTATTCAGCAAATGAAAGCTGGTAAAAAAGCTAAAATATTGATTGGTACAGGACACGCCAAATCAACTTGCCAAGGTGCTGCGTTTGAGTATATTTTAAATGTAGAACAGGAGTTGCGTAAGCACAATGTACGCGATATGGCAGAAGTCACTTGGATTTCTAACGAATACCAATTAGGCGATTTTGGGATGGATGGTATGTTGTTAAGCTACGGAAGCATGACCATGAAATCTCATGAAATGGTCGAAATGATTTTTGAAGATAGAGACATCAAGTGGATATTAGGAGCAGGTGTTAATAAAATTGAAGATGGTATTGCCCATTATGAAAACTTGGAAGGAGAATATAAGACTGAAACTTATGATTTTGCAATGTTAATTCCATCATTTTCTGGTCATGGTTTTAAAGCTTTTGATAAAAATGAAAATGACATCACAGAAAAACTATTTAAAGGGTTTATGATTGTAGATGCCGATTATACAACAAAACCATACGAAGAATGGTCTGTAAAAGATTGGCCAGAAACGTATCAAAACCCAAGTTATAAAAATATTTTTGCTCCAGGAATTGCATTTGCGCCTCCACACGCCATTTCTAAGCCAAGAACTAGCAAAAACGGAACGGTTATTTCGCCAGCACCTCCACGTACAGGTATGCCCTCTGGTATTACTGCCAAATTGGTCGCAGATAATATTATTGACTCTATTAAAAGTGGATCAGAGTCATTACATCACAAGGGAAGTTTAGGTAATATGGGAGCAGCATGTATTGCTTCTGCTGGTTACGGGATGACAAAGGGAAGTGGTGTTAGTATTACCACGTTTCCTATTGTTCCTGACTACGAAAAATATCCAAAAACACAAGGTAGGCAATTAGGTAAAACTTTTGGAGAAATTGGGTTAGCAGGACATTGGTTAAAACTAGCATTGCACTATGCGTTTATCTATAAAGCAAAAATGAAACCTTTTTGGTGGTTGATTCCAGAATAA
- the pncA gene encoding bifunctional nicotinamidase/pyrazinamidase, whose amino-acid sequence MKTLLVIDVQNDFIPGGSLPVPNGNNIVPLINSIQDKFDLIVATQDWHPKAHSSFAVNHEGKSDFESIDWRGQMQTLWPEHCVQGSKGAELHPKLDITKYEAIFRKGTDINIDSYSAFYDNNHLKATGLTGYLKEKEVTKLYFCGLASDICVYFSIRDAIQEGFECYFIEDASKPLDLEAFENIKINMVAMGVHIITSESI is encoded by the coding sequence ATGAAAACACTTTTAGTCATTGATGTACAAAACGATTTTATTCCTGGAGGATCACTTCCTGTTCCCAACGGTAATAATATTGTACCTCTAATAAATAGCATACAAGATAAATTCGACTTGATTGTAGCCACACAAGATTGGCACCCAAAAGCGCATTCTAGCTTTGCTGTAAATCACGAAGGGAAATCTGATTTTGAGAGTATTGATTGGCGTGGACAAATGCAAACCTTGTGGCCAGAACATTGTGTACAAGGCAGTAAAGGTGCTGAATTACATCCAAAATTAGACATTACAAAATACGAAGCTATTTTTAGAAAAGGAACCGATATTAACATTGATAGTTATAGCGCCTTTTATGACAACAACCATTTAAAAGCAACAGGATTAACAGGTTATCTAAAAGAAAAGGAGGTCACAAAACTCTATTTTTGTGGTCTAGCATCTGATATTTGTGTTTACTTTTCTATCCGCGATGCTATTCAAGAAGGTTTTGAATGCTATTTTATTGAAGATGCTTCTAAACCTTTAGATCTAGAAGCATTTGAAAATATTAAAATTAATATGGTTGCTATGGGTGTGCATATTATAACTTCAGAATCTATTTAA